From the genome of Halobellus litoreus, one region includes:
- a CDS encoding class I adenylate-forming enzyme family protein: protein MQVPSRVELPRVRELSSIAAENNPDRVAYGNGASGREVTWAEFDAESNRGANALREHVGQGDRIAYLTEASVEQTILWNAGLKAGCIVSNLHIRDSPERVRSCLDSLRPRVLVVDEERSAFVEDHLYDEASTAFDAVVTTGEAQTEYEQPMSSFTAGYPATEPDVKVDPDEIAAVMWTSGTTGEPKGWSHTNRGLVHRAMKLAHKKDTTRLTRVSNFFTPSFAAWYSTTLPTLLANGASYYVKQWSPEAYVELVEERSITSSNLVPTMWREVLRLDDLDDYDLSSLETVESGGETLNTTTLEGLQEHVSPSVSQSYAATEVCGTYIDADEMRGERIDSVGKPLLGVQVRVVERGGSPDDVKDPGEVGEIIVKSSDAAVWVWGDTEKTRQSFEDGWWYSGDLGYKDEAGYLFIEGRDDDMILSKGIKVFPAPVEERLNEHPDVVESAVFGVKDDEYGERVTAAVQTPDEALTAEDLDEWCLESEKLSRFERPREYHFYAETLPRTASDKLDRAAIKERSIGGR from the coding sequence ATGCAGGTACCATCCAGAGTAGAGCTGCCCAGGGTCCGGGAGTTGTCCAGCATCGCCGCCGAAAACAACCCGGACCGAGTCGCGTACGGGAACGGTGCATCGGGTCGCGAAGTAACGTGGGCGGAGTTCGACGCCGAGAGCAACCGCGGGGCGAACGCCCTCAGAGAGCACGTGGGACAGGGCGATCGGATCGCCTATCTCACGGAGGCGAGCGTCGAGCAGACGATACTCTGGAACGCCGGGCTGAAAGCGGGCTGTATCGTCTCGAACCTCCACATCCGCGACTCGCCGGAGCGGGTCCGAAGCTGTCTCGACTCGCTGCGGCCCCGGGTGCTCGTCGTCGACGAGGAGCGCTCGGCGTTCGTCGAAGACCACCTCTACGACGAGGCCTCGACTGCGTTCGACGCGGTCGTCACGACCGGCGAAGCGCAGACGGAGTACGAGCAGCCGATGTCGTCGTTCACTGCGGGGTACCCGGCGACCGAGCCGGACGTGAAGGTCGACCCCGACGAAATCGCCGCAGTGATGTGGACCTCCGGCACGACGGGGGAGCCGAAGGGGTGGTCACACACCAACCGCGGGCTGGTCCACCGCGCGATGAAACTCGCCCACAAGAAGGACACCACGCGGCTGACCCGCGTGTCGAACTTCTTCACCCCCTCGTTCGCCGCGTGGTACTCGACGACGCTACCGACGTTACTCGCGAACGGGGCCTCCTACTACGTCAAACAGTGGAGCCCGGAGGCGTACGTCGAACTCGTCGAGGAGCGGTCGATCACCAGTTCGAACCTGGTGCCGACGATGTGGCGCGAGGTGCTCCGCCTCGACGACCTCGACGACTACGACCTGAGCAGCCTCGAGACGGTCGAATCGGGCGGGGAGACGCTGAACACGACGACCCTCGAAGGCCTGCAGGAGCACGTGTCGCCGTCGGTGTCGCAGTCGTACGCCGCGACCGAGGTGTGCGGGACGTACATCGACGCCGACGAGATGCGCGGCGAACGCATCGACAGCGTCGGCAAGCCGCTGCTCGGCGTGCAGGTCCGCGTCGTGGAGCGCGGCGGATCCCCAGACGACGTGAAGGACCCGGGCGAGGTGGGCGAGATCATCGTGAAATCGAGCGACGCCGCCGTGTGGGTCTGGGGAGACACCGAGAAGACGCGGCAGTCGTTCGAGGACGGCTGGTGGTACTCCGGCGACCTCGGGTACAAGGACGAAGCGGGGTATCTCTTCATCGAGGGTCGAGACGACGACATGATCCTCTCGAAGGGGATCAAGGTCTTCCCGGCCCCGGTCGAAGAACGGCTGAACGAGCACCCGGACGTCGTCGAATCGGCGGTCTTCGGCGTGAAAGACGACGAGTACGGCGAACGGGTGACCGCGGCCGTGCAGACGCCCGATGAAGCCCTCACCGCCGAGGACCTCGACGAGTGGTGCTTAGAGAGCGAGAAACTCTCCCGGTTCGAGCGCCCGCGGGAGTATCACTTCTACGCGGAGACGCTTCCGCGGACGGCCAGCGACAAACTGGACCGCGCGGCGATCAAGGAGCGTTCGATCGGGGGCCGTTAG